The Anabrus simplex isolate iqAnaSimp1 chromosome 1, ASM4041472v1, whole genome shotgun sequence genome window below encodes:
- the LOC136858619 gene encoding uncharacterized protein, translating to MKKFNKLWMGIKARKVRKPVKDEMKQEDVVTNADNQHLEAVILPSEIPLFPLPQQHLQEHPVNSLEDNFHTTLTVDTCKVCRLRTDVMKPIGNEDILPVEFISSVDEKISHLVPVQERNEIHKAVLEDVKIQFPSYYDFCVIASDDDYSRANQFKLLVCNAFSLRGCMLYDGFARLGSDIFQAYEEMIEHSTKVFFFITDSFNANNFCRRLQSGTVFNSLMTRAKKVREKCVPIFPDCSYQVPLALSGIAGIKPRDHDMLDQSMHTTYTIRIRQELALKNQENNRNRALKYLELFKERIEYRKREQDALQDRIANLGIGEMDEGEGQQLKIPGSSIESELESTSFVNQTGIVKNCVDHDIETVLQPNLGNTPNELLGRSPENRKRKPETKTDGDSSVISEVVPVLEEIIKAFPSDYPTYNISGNNTRIGHQITINICNQQTCSCIGSSNAHCCGNGENEDDSSIDPNGTDSECSASADSDVDLNESVKLPSRKSAVETDRSSSGSECSNTFSSEMNKVRS from the coding sequence ATGAAGAAGTTTAATAAGCTTTGGATGGGGATAAAAGCTAGAAAGGTACGCAAGCCGGTAAAAGATGAAATGAAACAAGAAGATGTGGTCACAAACGCAGACAACCAGCATTTGGAGGCAGTAATACTTCCTTCTGAAATTCCATTGTTTCCATTGCCTCAACAACACCTACAGGAACATCCCGTGAATTCACTAGAAGATAACTTTCACACAACATTAACTGTGGACACCTGTAAAGTGTGCAGATTGAGAACTGACGTAATGAAGCCGATCGGTAACGAAGACATTCTCCCTGTTGAGTTTATTTCTAGTGTGGACGAAAAAATTTCCCATTTAGTTCCAGTTCAAGAACGTAATGAAATTCATAAAGCAGTCCTTGAGGACGTAAAGATCCAGTTCCCTTCATATTATGACTTTTGTGTAATTGCCAGTGACGATGATTACTCAAGAGCTAATCAGTTTAAATTGTTAGTTTGCAATGCTTTTTCACTCAGAGGGTGTATGTTGTATGATGGTTTTGCAAGATTAGGTTCTGATATCTTTCAAGCTTATGAAGAAATGATCGAGCATAGTACAAAGGTTTTCTTTTTTATTACAGATTCATTTAATGCCAATAATTTTTGTCGTCGGTTACAGAGTGGAACAGTTTTCAATTCCCTTATGACTCGTGCAAAGAAAGTACGTGAAAAGTGTGTCCCAATTTTCCCTGACTGTTCATATCAAGTACCATTAGCTCTTAGCGGTATTGCAGGCATTAAACCTCGCGATCATGATATGTTGGATCAGAGTATGCATACAACATACACAATTAGGATTAGGCAGGAGCTTGCACTgaaaaatcaagaaaataataGGAATCGAGCTCTTAAATATCTTGAACTGTTCAAAGAGAGGATTGAGTATCGTAAACGGGAGCAAGATGCCCTACAGGATAGGATTGCCAACTTGGGAATTGGTGAAATGGATGAGGGTGAAGGTCAACAATTGAAAATTCCTGGTAGTTCTATTGAATCAGAGCTAGAAAGTACTTCATTTGTCAATCAGACTGGTATTGTAAAGAATTGTGTCGACCATGATATAGAGACAGTATTGCAACCAAATCTTGGCAATACTCCCAATGAATTATTGGGTAGAAGTCCTGAAAATAGAAAACGAAAGCCTGAAACTAAAACTGATGGTGATAGTTCTGTTATTAGTGAAGTAGTACCAGTACTTGAGGAGATTATAAAAGCTTTTCCTAGTGATTATCCAACATATAATATTAGCGGTAATAATACACGTATTGGTCATCAGATTACAATTAATATTTGCAATCAGCAAACTTGTAGTTGCATTGGCAGTAGTAATGCACACTGCTGTGGTAATGGAGAAAATGAAGACGATTCAAGCATTGATCCCAATGGGACAGATTCAGAGTGCAGTGCTTCAGCTGATTCTGATGTGGATTTAAATGAAAGTGTTAAATTACCTTCTAGGAAGTCTGCTGTAGAAACAGATCGAAGTAGTTCAGGTTCTGAATGCAGTAACACGTTTAGTTCAGAAATGAACAAAGTAAGGTCATGA